The genomic interval ACTCAGCTATCTTACTAACGATCCAAAAGCATGTATTAACTGTCATGTAATGAATACGCATTATGCAACATGGCAACATAGTTCCCACGCAAGAAATGCTACGTGTGCGGATTGTCATTTGCCTAGAAATAATTTTGTTGATAAGTATATTGCAAAAGCAAAAGATGGATTACACCATGCTTTTGCGTTTACATTTAATCTATATACCGATGAAATTAAAATTACAAAGGACGGTGCAGATCGAGTCCAAAAGAATTGCATCGAGTGTCATCCAAGACAATCTGAAACGGTTGTTCATAATAATGACCTTAATCATCAAAATATGAGCGAAAAAGGGGACTACTGTTGGAGGTGCCATAGAGATGTACCTCATGGCTTGGTAAGAGGTTTAAATTCTGCACCTAATAATTTAGGTGTCAAAGAAGCTATTAAATAGAGGAGGATTTATGCGAAAGTACATAGTTTTTATTTCAATCATCTTTGCTGTTTTTTCATTAGGGTTACTAGCAAGTAGTATTGAAAAAAAAGAGGCAGAGAAGAAATCTTTAAATCATGTAAGTGGTGTACCAACAGAACCGGGCAAAAGTTCTGATTGGAAACCATTTTATCCAAGACAGTACGAAACTTGGAAAAAGACAAGTGAAAAAAAAGAGTACGTGGATATGTTCGATGTTAAGCCTAAGGTTGCTATTCTTAGAGCAGGAGAAGATCCAACGGGTGCATGGTGGGGTCATGGTAGAGGACACTGGTATTCTAATATTGATATGATGTTTAATATTATTACAGGTGCACCAAACAATCCTCAAGACTTAGAAGAGTGGCCACCAGCACGATGTTTGTCATGTCACTCAGGCGATACAATAAGACTAATGGAGAGAGATGGCAAAATGGAGTTTTACTCAAAACCACTCTCTTATTATGCACCTGAAGCACAAAATCCAATTGGATGTCAAGATTGTCATGATCCAAAAACCGCAGAGCTAAGTATGAAACGGGATTATTTGGATAAAGGGCTTCTTTCAGCAGGAATGAAAGATTTTAATAGCTCTACTCATCAAGAAAAACGCTCTTTACTCTGTGCCCAATGTCACGTTCTTTCATACACAGGTAAAGAAGAATGGACAGATAAACAAGGTAATAAACAGCTTGCTAGAACGATTGTTCTTCCTTGGGCAAAAGGACTTTCAATGGAAGAGACTGAGGCATATTATGATGATCCTAAAAACTTCCCAGATGGAAAACCTGCTGTTCATATTGAAAATACATTTTCAAAAGCACCAACAATCTTAGCAGAACATCCAGATTATGAGTTGTACCAAAAAGGAACCCATGCTAAAAACAATGTTGCGTGTGCAGATTGTCATTTACCTTATACACAAGAAGGTGGTGTTAAGTTCTCACATCATAAAATTGGCAGTCCTCTTGAGAATATGGATAAAACCTGTTTAACATGCCATAAAGGTAAAGAGCAAGAGTTAAAAAGCATTGTCAAAGATAAGAAAGGAAAAGTGACAAAACTAACCCATACAGGACTTGAAAATCTTTCAAAAGCGCACTTAGAAGCTGCTAAAGCATGGGAAGTTGGCGCTAAAGACAAAGAGATGGAGCCAATTCTAAAACTTATTAGAAAAGCTCAATGGAGATGGACATATGTTGATTCAAGTTTTGGAGCGTATATGCATGCAACAGATGAATCGTTGAGAATTCTTGCTGAAGCGAATGACTATGCACAACAAGCACGAATTGAGCTTGTTAAAGTTCTTTTAAATCATGGGGTTAAAAATTATGTAGCACCTGATTTCAAAACAAAAGAAGAAGTATTCAAATTTATGAATGTACCTGAGAGAGAAGCTCTAATCAAAGAAAAATGTGATTGGATCAAATCAACAGGTAAAAAATGGCTAAAAGATGCTAAAGCAAATGGAACTATCAGTGAAGATGTTGAGAAAAAAGACGATGTCTTTACATGGTTTGACCATATGTGTAAATAAGCATTAAATCTATAAATTCCACAGAGAAAAGTTTTCTCTGTGGAAAAATACATCGTTAAGAAAGAAGAGATGATACAAACAAAAAAAGCTCATATTATTACCATCACGGTATGTATCATATTATTTTTTTATTTATCGCTCATTTGCATCAATTATAGCTCCAATAAACACGTGATGGAACGCCTCACCCAAATCAATCAGATCAATATGGTCAAATTTTTCAAACAACGTGTTGATGAATGGCTTTTATTTAAGAAGAAGATTGTTTCATCTACGGCTGTTTCTCTTGAAGACTTGGATACAGCTATGGATTACAAAGAGATCAAAAAAATCTTAGACAATGCAAGTTCGATAGGTAATTTTGACAGTGTCTCTATCGGGTATGACAATAATCTTTTTATTTTAAATACAGACGAAGAGATTCCAAAAGACTACGTTGCTACAAAACGCGATTGGTACACTATGGCATTACAAGCTGGCGAGACAACCGTAACACTACCCTATCAAGATGCGTTTGTAGATAAAAAAGTACTCTCTGTCGTTGCTCCTTTAAAACATAAAAAGACAGATATGACAGCAGTCGTTTCAGCTGATTTGAATTTAAACACAATTCAACAAGAGATTCTTAACATTAACGAACGACTCCAAGGATTTGCTTTTTTAATTACACAAGATGGTAGTTTGATCGTAAGCCCCAAAGGTTTTGATGCAGCACCATGTGAAGAGTGCCAACCCGCTATTGAAACTATTATGAAAAATAAAGACAAAATTGAACTTCAAACCTATATCTATAAAGACCAAAAATATATCATTTTTTATGAGCCTCTCAAAAATAGTGATTGGATTTTTGCGATGACACTCAATGAAAATCAGATTTTTGCAGAATTGAATCAATCGTTTTTCCACAACATGATTCTAACCATTGTCTTTACTGTATTTGGAATCATAAGTTTTTATTTTTTTATATTTCTCACAAAAAAAACAACTTC from Sulfurospirillum multivorans DSM 12446 carries:
- a CDS encoding cache domain-containing protein; this translates as MEKYIVKKEEMIQTKKAHIITITVCIILFFYLSLICINYSSNKHVMERLTQINQINMVKFFKQRVDEWLLFKKKIVSSTAVSLEDLDTAMDYKEIKKILDNASSIGNFDSVSIGYDNNLFILNTDEEIPKDYVATKRDWYTMALQAGETTVTLPYQDAFVDKKVLSVVAPLKHKKTDMTAVVSADLNLNTIQQEILNINERLQGFAFLITQDGSLIVSPKGFDAAPCEECQPAIETIMKNKDKIELQTYIYKDQKYIIFYEPLKNSDWIFAMTLNENQIFAELNQSFFHNMILTIVFTVFGIISFYFFIFLTKKTTSYKRLLDWFAHSPTQAVAIVDVHYRILFLNYLFQDLIPLTRGKIFDVSFDFNQKAQD
- the nrfH gene encoding cytochrome c nitrite reductase small subunit; translated protein: MDLSKIMKIGTLSVACIGIVLIAYTIHISNALSYLTNDPKACINCHVMNTHYATWQHSSHARNATCADCHLPRNNFVDKYIAKAKDGLHHAFAFTFNLYTDEIKITKDGADRVQKNCIECHPRQSETVVHNNDLNHQNMSEKGDYCWRCHRDVPHGLVRGLNSAPNNLGVKEAIK
- a CDS encoding ammonia-forming cytochrome c nitrite reductase subunit c552, with the protein product MRKYIVFISIIFAVFSLGLLASSIEKKEAEKKSLNHVSGVPTEPGKSSDWKPFYPRQYETWKKTSEKKEYVDMFDVKPKVAILRAGEDPTGAWWGHGRGHWYSNIDMMFNIITGAPNNPQDLEEWPPARCLSCHSGDTIRLMERDGKMEFYSKPLSYYAPEAQNPIGCQDCHDPKTAELSMKRDYLDKGLLSAGMKDFNSSTHQEKRSLLCAQCHVLSYTGKEEWTDKQGNKQLARTIVLPWAKGLSMEETEAYYDDPKNFPDGKPAVHIENTFSKAPTILAEHPDYELYQKGTHAKNNVACADCHLPYTQEGGVKFSHHKIGSPLENMDKTCLTCHKGKEQELKSIVKDKKGKVTKLTHTGLENLSKAHLEAAKAWEVGAKDKEMEPILKLIRKAQWRWTYVDSSFGAYMHATDESLRILAEANDYAQQARIELVKVLLNHGVKNYVAPDFKTKEEVFKFMNVPEREALIKEKCDWIKSTGKKWLKDAKANGTISEDVEKKDDVFTWFDHMCK